GCCGACCGAGGGCGCCCGCACGTCCTGACGAACACGCTCGACGCGGCCCGGGCCGCGCTCGACTCCGGGGACGGCGGTGCCGTATGGCGGATCGACGACCCGCACCGCGGACTCGATTCCAACCTCGTCGCGCTGCCCGCCGGCGACGGGATCACCGAGCACCGGGGCCCCGACCTCGACGTCCTCGTCCACGTGGTCCGCGGCAGCGGCACCCTCACCGGCGGCGGGAAGGAGATCGCACTCGCCGCGGGCGACCTCGTCCTCCTCCCCCGGCTGAGCGAGCGGGGGTTCCGCTCCGGCCCGGACGGCCTCGTCTACCTCACCGTCCACGCGCGGAAGGGCGGGCTGCGGATCGGGATTCCCGGCTGAGGGTCAGTCCTGCGCGTCCGCCGCAGCGTCCCCGCGGGGACGCGGGCCCGGGCTCACGGTCGTCCCGTCGGCTTCGTCGCGCAGGATGCGCTGGAGCGTCGAGCCCGGTTCGACGACGAGCACGTCCGAGCCCGTCGCGATCCCGTGCGCGGCGAAGGCCGCCAGCACATCAGCGATGACCTCATGCGAGGCGAGCTTCGTCTCGAGCTGGGTCGCACCCGACCAGAACCGCAACTCGATCCGCACCGTCGTCGTCCCGATCTCGGAGAGCAGGGCCTGCGGCGGCGGCTCTTCGAGCACCTCGGGGGTCGCACACATCGCGTCCTCCGCGATCCGGGTCGCGGCCCGGAGGTCGACGGCGTCGTCGACATCGACCGCCACCGAGGTGCGGACCTCCTCGAAGCCGGTCTGCACGGTGATGATCTTCGAGTGGAGCTCCGCATTGGGGACGAGCACGAGACGACCGTCGAAGGTCCGCATCGCGCTCGAGGTCAGGCCCATCGACACGATCGTGCCCCGGTGGTCCTCGATCGCGATCTGGTCGCCCACCCGGAACTTGTCGCGGGCGAGGAGCACGATGCCGGCGAACATGTTGCCGAGCACCGTCTGGAAGGCGATGCCGGCCGCGATCGACACGACACCGACGCCGCCGAGGACGTCCACCGGTCTGACGCTGGGGAAGATGATGGTGAGGGCCGCGAGGATCCCGAGGGCGATGACGATCCAGCCGGCCAGGCGACCGAACACATCGGCCGATGCCGGGCCGCGACCGCGCCAGAGCAGGAGCTGCCGGATGAGGACGCGGAGCAGGAGAGCGAGGAGGAATCCGCCGGCGATGACCGCGGCACCGAGGCCGACGCCGGCCCACGTCACCGGCGGGATGTGGTCGAGGGCGTTCATGCGAGTCCGCCCCTCGGACTGCCGCATCGATCGTCGACGTGCTCCCTGGCCCGCTCGATCGCCGGGAGGTAGCGGTCGTCCGACGCTTCCGCGAGATCGGCGAGCATGTCGCGGAGCCGATCCGGAACCGGCACCGCGTCGACCGCATAGTGGGCGATCTCCTCGACCGCGAGCCGGATGTGCCCGTCGATCGACTGGGGGTGGTGGACGATCCGGACGACTCCGTCGTCATCGGCGATGTACGGGCTCGGGGACCGCCGGCCGACGAGTCGGCGGAGGACGCGATGGAGCTCGTCGATGCACTGCACCGCGGTCGTCGGATCGTTGACGCCCGAGGACAGCGCGCGATCGGCGATGTCGACGAGCTGTCGGATGCCGAAGGCGACGTCCTGCCACATCTCCCGCTCGGCGCCGAGCCCGATGTGGGAGAAGAGCGTCTCCGTGGCACCGTCCTCGAGCGCGTCGGTCCCCCACACCCGGAGCATCCCCTGGCCCTCGGTGAGGAACTCCCCGACCGGGCGGTCGATGGTGATGACGACGTCGTGCTGCTGCGCGAACCGGATGAGGCCGGCGTAGTCGACGTAGGTGATCATCCCGTGTCGGGTCTCGGTGAAGACCTCGACGCGGGGCGTCCCCGGGTCCGGGGACCACGTCGGGCCCATCGTCAGAGTGTCCTCGTCGGCGGTGACGGGATACATGTCGTCGGCGAGGGCGAGCGTGCGGTCGCCGATCCGGGAGATCACCTGCGACACCTGGATCGAGGAGGTGATGTGGTGGATGAAAGCGAGGAAGAACCCGACGCTCGCGAGGACGAGGAGGAAGGCCACGGTCACCGACACCTGCGGGACGAACGTCCCGGTGTCGCCGTAGTCGCCGCGCACGGAGCGCGTGACGGTGAGGGCGTAGACGAAGCTCGCGGTGAAGACTCCGAGGGTGCCCTGGGTGACGCGGCTGTCGAGGAACCCGCCGAGCACACGCGGGGTGAACTGGCTGCTCGCGAGTTGGAGGATGACCATGGTGATCGAGAAGACGAGGCTCGTCATCGAGATCATCCCGGTGGCGATCGTCCCGAGGAGTCCGCGCGCACCCTCCGGGCCGCCCTGGAAGACGAAGGCGATCTTCTCCGACAGGATCCCGTCGAGCATGGGCAGGACGGCGCCGAGAGCGATCGCGCCGATAACGCAGGCGACGGGGATCGCCCAGAACGGCTTCCACATGTCCCGCCACCACGACGCGCCCTGCACCTGCGGAATCCCTCCGCGCGCGCGGACTGCTGACTGCTTCTCGCTCATGGGCGTCCTGCCTGCCGGTGGGATGGGATGGGTCCATCCTAGGGTCGCGAAGCCGGGCCATTGCACTCGCCCCAGGACGCCGGGCAGCGCCGGGAGCAGCAGTCAGCCATGAGATGCAGGAGAGGTCATATGAGAATCGGCCTCATCTTCATATGGTGAGATGAAGCATGGATCACACCCTCGTCTTCCTCGTCGGGAAGAAGCCGAAGTCCGGGACCGTCATCGCTGAGACCATCGAGGTCCTCGAGGCCTCGGGCGCGCGCTGCCGCGTCCTGCTGCCGCACGACGAGGAGGTCGTTCCCACCGACCTGGGCGGCGCGCGTCTCGTGGTCCACCGGGGCCTGTCGCACCGCCTCGACGGCATCCTCGCCGCCATCGCCGATGCGGGCATCCCCCTGTGCAATCCCTGGGGCGGGGTGACGAACCTGCACGACCGCGCGACGACGCACCGTGCGCTGCGCGCAGCCGGGATGCCCGCTCCGCGAGGGGACGTGCGGACCACCTGGGCCGAGGTGCTCGAGAACTCCCGTGACCGCAGAGTCGTCGTCAAGGCCGTCCACGGAGCGGGGCGAGGTCGCGGCGTGCTGCCGGATCCGCTGCCCGAGTCCGCGCCGATGGACGGGCCGTACCTCGTCGAGGACTGGATCCCGCACGACGGCATCGACCGGAAGCTCTCCGTCGCAGGCGACTGGGTGAGCGGGCTGCTCAAGGCCTCGACCCTCACCCATGAGCACACGACCGAGCGCACCCCGTTCACGGTCGACGACACGCTCGCCGCCCTCGCACGCCGGGCGACCGCCGGACTCGACATGCACCTCGCCGGCGTCGACGTCGTGCTCGGCCCCCACGGACCCGTCGTCGTCGACGTCAACGCCTTCCCGGGCTACCGGGACGTGGCCGGCGCCGCGGCAGCGGTCGCCTCTCACCTCCTCGACCACGCGGCCGGCGAGAGCCGCTGAGCAGGCCCCGGCAGCAGAGCGGATCACCCCCGCGCGACTCCGAGTCGACGAGGTCCACGATCCGAAAACCGTCAAGTAAGGTATGGGACAGGTCGGTCCCGAATCCGATCGACCGTTCCGTCTCCGGAGCGCTTCCCGGCGCCCGCTGCTCGAGAAGGCCTGCCGAGGCCCCGACTCCGTCCCCTCCTCGCCTCCGTTCTCGCGTCGGCGGTCCTCGTCTCGACTCCGTCCCTCGCGGTGGCGAACGGCACCGACCGGCCGGCTGCGGAACCGGCGACCCTCACCGTCGAGATCGCCGAGGAGATCGACCTCGAATCGTTCCTCGAATCCGGGGCGGAGCTTACCGGCTCCGGGCTCAACCCCCGTTCGGAGGCCGCCGTCACCGTCGCCCCCGGCATCGTCGCCGATGCCGAGCCGGGCGGTTCGGCGCCGCTGTCGGAGGAGAGCCTCTCCACCGCTCCGGACGACACCGCTGCACCCTCCCAGGGCCCCTCGGCTCCGGGCGAGGACGTCGAACCAGCGGACGCGGACGCCCTCGGCGAGTTCCGGACCACCGTCCGCGCGGAGGCCGACGGTTCGTTCGCAACGACCGTCCCGGCCGCCTACGGGGGCGGCGAGGACGAGGACTACCTCGGCTCCCACCGCATCGAGATCTCCGCCGACGGGCACGTTCCGGTCGCGGTCGCCTTCGTCGTCTCCCCGACCGCCGACCGCTCTGGGACCGACTCCCCGACCGAGTCGCCCGCTCCTTCGGAATCGCCGCGGCCGTCCGCACCGGAGGAGGACGCGGTCACCACCGAGCCGGCACCCGAGCCCTCGACACCCGCCACTCCCGAACCTCGGCCGTCCGCTCCGGAGACCCCTGCTCCCGACTCCGCACCCCCGGTCGACCCCTTCGCCGTGTCGAACGGCTTCACGGTGTCCGGCGGCATCGGCAATGCCTGGCGGGCCCATGGCGGGGAGAACGGACGCCTGGGCAGGCCGACCGGCGAGGAGCGTCCCCTGCCGGGGAGTGCGTACCAGCACTTCGAGGGCGGTTCGATCCATTGGTCACCGGCCACCGGCGCCCATCCGACATGGGGCGCCGTCCGCTCCGAGTGGGGATCCCACGACTGGGAGCGCGGGACGCTCGGCTACCCGACCTCCGCGGAGCGCTGCGGGCTCACCGGCGGCGGCTGCTACCAGTGGTTCCAGGGCGGTCAGATCCACTGGTCGCCGGCTTCCGGCGCGCATGCGACCTGGGGCGGCATGCGGACCGCCTGGGGCAAGGCCGGATACGAGCGCGGCTCGTGGGGCTACCCGACGGGTGCCGAGCAGCTGCGCCACGACGGACGCTGGCAGCAGCGGTTCCAGGGCGGCACGAAGATCGTCGGATCCACCCCGTCGACCGGGCTCCCTCACGGCGTGACGCCCAAGACCGGGACGAGCCAGCTCGTCATCGCCCACGCGACCAAGCGCGCCACCTCCTACGGCACGGTCGAGCGCTGGGAGCTGCGCAGCGACCGCAGCTGGCACAAGGTCGGCGCCTCGTGGAACGCCCGCTTCGGGTACTCCGGGCTCGATCCGCGTGCCTGGACGAACCACGAGGGCACCGGGACGACCCCGATGGGCAACTTCAGCCTCGACTACGCCTTCGGCCGCGACGCGAAGCCTGCGGGAACCGGTCTGCGGTACGAGCGGATGACCCGGTCGAACTACAACCACTGGTGCTCCGACGTCCGGTCCGCCGACTACAACAAGCACCTCCGCTCCCCCTCGGCGTCGTGCCCCTCGCCGCGTCCCGGGTCGCTCTACGAGACGCCCCAGTTCAACCTCGCCATCGCCATCGACTTCAACAAGAAGCGGATCCGCGGCAAGGGCTCGGGCGTGCTCATGCACACGAACGGCGCTGGTTCCACGGCAGGATGCGTGTCGGTGACCTCGGCCCAGATGGGGACCACGACCTCCTGGCTCGACGAGGACCGGAGCCCCCACATCGTCATCGCGCCCACCGGCGAGCTGCGGTACCAGCGGTGAGACCGGTGGCACGGGGACCGGCGGGTCGAACCCGTCGCGCGACGGGCGGGTTCGCCCTGATCGCCGCTCTCGTGCTCGCCGGATGCTCCGGAGGCGGCCAGCAGCCCGAGCACCGGGTCGCGGTCCCCGAAACGGGAACCGGCGCGGCCACCGCGCCGTCCGCCTACACCACCGCGGAGGCGAGCGAGGAGCCGGAGACGGCCGCGCGCTCCGTCGCCGCGGACTACACCCGCAGCGAGACGCAGGAGTCGGCCGAGGCGCGGTTCTTCTCCGGCGGGGAACTCTTCCAGTACGGGCCGCAGCGGGCGTCCCAGATCATCACCGGCGGCGGCACCGTCGATCCCATCTACGCCGCGTGCACGGTCACCGGGACCGCAGCCGCGATCGAGGACCGGGTCGACGTCGCCGTCGAGGGCACCCACGACGGGATCGCCGGATACGTCTTCGACCTCGGCTGCGAGACGGAGGACACCGGCATCGAGCAGGCCGCGATCGAGGTGATCCTCGTCGAGGGGGCGTGGCTCGTCAACACCCTGTCCTACGGGGCGGAGGGCACCGTCACGGTCCCGGGCGCCGACCAGGGGTGAGCCCGGGTCCCTAAGCCCCTATCGAGGGCGATCGGTGCGCTGTACGATCGCGCCATGGGACTCTTCGGCGATGACGTGA
This Brevibacterium ihuae DNA region includes the following protein-coding sequences:
- a CDS encoding cupin domain-containing protein is translated as MSENDRADRGRPHVLTNTLDAARAALDSGDGGAVWRIDDPHRGLDSNLVALPAGDGITEHRGPDLDVLVHVVRGSGTLTGGGKEIALAAGDLVLLPRLSERGFRSGPDGLVYLTVHARKGGLRIGIPG
- a CDS encoding mechanosensitive ion channel family protein is translated as MNALDHIPPVTWAGVGLGAAVIAGGFLLALLLRVLIRQLLLWRGRGPASADVFGRLAGWIVIALGILAALTIIFPSVRPVDVLGGVGVVSIAAGIAFQTVLGNMFAGIVLLARDKFRVGDQIAIEDHRGTIVSMGLTSSAMRTFDGRLVLVPNAELHSKIITVQTGFEEVRTSVAVDVDDAVDLRAATRIAEDAMCATPEVLEEPPPQALLSEIGTTTVRIELRFWSGATQLETKLASHEVIADVLAAFAAHGIATGSDVLVVEPGSTLQRILRDEADGTTVSPGPRPRGDAAADAQD
- a CDS encoding DUF2254 domain-containing protein, producing the protein MSEKQSAVRARGGIPQVQGASWWRDMWKPFWAIPVACVIGAIALGAVLPMLDGILSEKIAFVFQGGPEGARGLLGTIATGMISMTSLVFSITMVILQLASSQFTPRVLGGFLDSRVTQGTLGVFTASFVYALTVTRSVRGDYGDTGTFVPQVSVTVAFLLVLASVGFFLAFIHHITSSIQVSQVISRIGDRTLALADDMYPVTADEDTLTMGPTWSPDPGTPRVEVFTETRHGMITYVDYAGLIRFAQQHDVVITIDRPVGEFLTEGQGMLRVWGTDALEDGATETLFSHIGLGAEREMWQDVAFGIRQLVDIADRALSSGVNDPTTAVQCIDELHRVLRRLVGRRSPSPYIADDDGVVRIVHHPQSIDGHIRLAVEEIAHYAVDAVPVPDRLRDMLADLAEASDDRYLPAIERAREHVDDRCGSPRGGLA
- a CDS encoding ATP-grasp domain-containing protein, with product MDHTLVFLVGKKPKSGTVIAETIEVLEASGARCRVLLPHDEEVVPTDLGGARLVVHRGLSHRLDGILAAIADAGIPLCNPWGGVTNLHDRATTHRALRAAGMPAPRGDVRTTWAEVLENSRDRRVVVKAVHGAGRGRGVLPDPLPESAPMDGPYLVEDWIPHDGIDRKLSVAGDWVSGLLKASTLTHEHTTERTPFTVDDTLAALARRATAGLDMHLAGVDVVLGPHGPVVVDVNAFPGYRDVAGAAAAVASHLLDHAAGESR
- a CDS encoding L,D-transpeptidase family protein; this translates as MANGTDRPAAEPATLTVEIAEEIDLESFLESGAELTGSGLNPRSEAAVTVAPGIVADAEPGGSAPLSEESLSTAPDDTAAPSQGPSAPGEDVEPADADALGEFRTTVRAEADGSFATTVPAAYGGGEDEDYLGSHRIEISADGHVPVAVAFVVSPTADRSGTDSPTESPAPSESPRPSAPEEDAVTTEPAPEPSTPATPEPRPSAPETPAPDSAPPVDPFAVSNGFTVSGGIGNAWRAHGGENGRLGRPTGEERPLPGSAYQHFEGGSIHWSPATGAHPTWGAVRSEWGSHDWERGTLGYPTSAERCGLTGGGCYQWFQGGQIHWSPASGAHATWGGMRTAWGKAGYERGSWGYPTGAEQLRHDGRWQQRFQGGTKIVGSTPSTGLPHGVTPKTGTSQLVIAHATKRATSYGTVERWELRSDRSWHKVGASWNARFGYSGLDPRAWTNHEGTGTTPMGNFSLDYAFGRDAKPAGTGLRYERMTRSNYNHWCSDVRSADYNKHLRSPSASCPSPRPGSLYETPQFNLAIAIDFNKKRIRGKGSGVLMHTNGAGSTAGCVSVTSAQMGTTTSWLDEDRSPHIVIAPTGELRYQR